GAAATGCAGATTCAAAGATCGCACCGCAACGCGGACACTGAAGATAGACTTTTTCCATAGGTTATGCCCGCCGTTCTGAACTAAGCCCCCAGCAATTCCACCGCCCTTTCCCGGTCGGCCACGCCGATGACCAGCGTGAACGTGCCGATCGTCGCCCCGCTGCCATAGACGTACTCGATGTTGATGCCCGCGTCGGCCAGGCGGTTGGCGATGCGCTCCAGCTCGCCGGGCTGGTTGTGGGCCCGCATGGTCAGCACGGACTCGGCGAAGAAGTTGTAGCCGGCATTGGAAAGAACGGTTCGTGCCGTATCGGG
The genomic region above belongs to Phycisphaerae bacterium and contains:
- a CDS encoding ACT domain-containing protein gives rise to the protein MDQALPTHVVPNSISESTQFCVGLPNRPGSLAPLCRALREGGVNIEAICVADDQNCCWVNMICQPPDTARTVLSNAGYNFFAESVLTMRAHNQPGELERIANRLADAGINIEYVYGSGATIGTFTLVIGVADRERAVELLGA